GCGCACGCGCCGACCGGGCCGCTCGACCTGTCCGCGGTGCCCGCCGACTTCGTCGTCCTCTCCTGGTACAAGATCACCGGCTACCCGTCGGGCGTCGGCTGCCTGGTGGCCAGGCGCGAGGCCCTGGCCCGGCTGCGCCGGCCCTGGTTCGCGGGCGGCACCGTGCTGGCCTCGTCGGCCCGCACGGACTGGCACCTGCCGGCGCCGGCGCCCGAGGGCTTCGAGGACGGCACCCCGCCGTTCCTCCTGCTGCCGGACGTCACGGCCGCCGTCGCGTGGTACCGCGCCGTGGGCCGCCCGGCGTTCGCCGGCCACGCGGCGGCGCTCACCCGGCGGCTGCTCGACGGACTGGCGCGGCTCGCGCATCCCGGCGGCGCACCCGCGGCCGTGGTGCTCGGGCCGCCGGCGGACGCGGACCGGGGTCCCGTGGTGGCGTTCAACCTGCTGCGCGCGGACGGTTCCGTCCTCGACGAACGGCTGTGCCTCGACGCCGCGTCGGCCGCGGGCATCGACGTGCGGTCCGGCTGCTTCTGCAATCCGGGCGTGGCCGAGGCGGTCAACGGCATGACCCCGGGCGTCGTGCGCGACGCGCTGGCCCGGGGCGCGCCCGAGGACGTGGACGCGTACCTGCGGCTGCTGCGGGTGCCGGCGCAGGGGGCGGTCAGGGCGTCGCCCGGCGCGGCGGCGAACGCGGCCGACGTGGACCGGCTGCTCGCGGTCTGCGCCGAGGTGGCCTCGGGCCCGGCGACCAGGCACTCCGGGCCGCGCGTCGGCTGCTGAGGCGGCGCGGCGGGCGGACCGTTGCCGGGCCCTGTGGCCGCGGGCCGATATCCGGTTGTCCCGGTGCGGCCCGGCTGCTGGGGTGGGGCGATGGATCATGACGAGGTCATCGCCCTGTTCGACACCACCATGCGGCGCGAAGCCGTGGCGGACGCGCCCGGCGCTCGTGTGGAACGCGCCGGGCACGTGGTGCGCCAGGTCAGCGCGGGGCCGACGGCCAGCGCCTGGGAAGGCGTGCTCTGGTCGGGGCTCACGGAGGACACCGCCGACGCGGCCATCGCCGCCGAGGTCGCGCGTTTCGCCGCTCTCGGGCGGGAGTTCGAGTGGAAGGTGTACGGGCACGACCGGCCGCGCGACCTGCCGGAACGGCTGCGGGCCGCGGGCTTCGCGCCGGGCGAGTCCGAGACGTTGATGGTGGCGGAGACGGCCGCGCTGGCGACGTCCGTGCCGCCGCCCGAGGGCGTCGAGCTGCGGCCCGTCACCGACGCCGACGGGGTCGGCCTGCTCGCCGAGGTGCACAGGGAGGCGTTCGGCGGGCCGCTGTCCGAGGGCCTGCTGCGGTCGCTCACCGCGCGGTTCGGCGAGGGGGCGGGCGCCGGGCGCCCGGCGGCGGGCGAGGCGGCGGGGCAGGTCGTGGCGGTCCTCGCGGTCGCGGGCGGGCGGCCGGTGAGCGCGGCCCGCGTGGATCTGACGCCCGGCGCGCCGTTCGCGGGCCTGTGGGGCGGCGGCACCGTCCCGGACTGGCGCGGCCGGGGCGTCTACCGCGCGCTGGTGGCGTACCGGGCGGCCCTCGCGGCCGGGCGCGGATACCGCTACGTGTACGCCGACGCCTCCCACGCCAGCCGCCCGATCCTGGCGCGCCTGGGCTTCCAGGCCCTGGCGGTCACCACTCCGTTCGTCCACGCGCCGGTCGCGCGCTGACCGGTGCGGGCCGTGCGGTCATGCGGTGAATTCACTCCCCCGGACGGCTCTTCGCTTCATATGCAGAAATGATGCTCCGCTGAACGCCATTGGCGGAATTCACGGTGCGTCTGGTACCCATGCAGAGGGCATTCCGTGTGCGGCGGGCGCGGACCGACGATCAACTCCGTATACGAAAGCCCCTTTTGCCGGTGCCTGCCGGTTTCCGACACCCGTGAGCGTGGAGACGTGACCGTGGCCGAACCTGTGGCAGAAGAAGCGAACGCCGTCGCGATCGTGGGCGCCGCGTGCCGGATGCCGGGCGGCGTCCACGACCTGGCCGGCCTGTGGGACGTGCTGGACCGGGGCCGTGACCTGGTGACAAGCGCGCCGCCGGACCGTTTCGGCACCGGCATGGACCTCGCCGGGGCCTGGCCGGGGGCCGGCCGGGACACGTTCGGCGGATTCCTCGACGACGTGAGCGGATTCGACGCGGAATTCTTCGGCATTTCGCCCCGCGAGGCGGCACGCATCGACCCGCAGCAACGCCTGCTGCTCGAACTCGCGGTCGAGGCATTGGACGACGCCGGGCAGGACCGGGCGGCACTCGCGGGCTCCGACACGGGCGTGTTCATCGGCATCTCCGGCCACGACTACGCCGATCTCCAGGCCGCCGACCCGGCCGGGATCAACGCCTGGACCATGGCGGGCGGCGCCGCGGCCAACGCGGCCAACCGCATCTCCTGGACCATGGACTGGCACGGGGTGAGCACGGCCGTCGACACGGCGTGCTCGTCCTCCCTCACCGCGCTGCACCTGGCCTGCGGGCACCTGCTGGCAGGACGCTCCCGCGCCGTGCTCGCCGGCGGCGTGAGCGTGCTGCTCAGCCCGGTGCCGTTCCTGGGGTTCTCCGCCGCCGCCATGCTGTCGCCGACCGGGCGGTGCCGGCCCTTCGCCGCGGACGCCGACGGGTACGTGCGGGCCGAGGGCGGCGGCGCGGTGCTGCTGAAACGGCTCCCCGACGCGCTCGCCGACGGCGACCGCGTGCACGGCGTCGTCCTGGCGACGGGCGCGAACAGCGACGGGCGGACGGCCGGCCTGTCCGTGCCCAACTCCGCCGCGCAGGAAGCCCTGTTGCGCGACACCTACGCCCGCGCCGGGGTGCCTCCCGACGACCTCGTCTACGTCGAGGCGCACGGCACGGGCACGCCCGCGGGCGACCCGATCGAGTGCGCCGCGCTCGGGCACGCGCTGGGCAGGGCCCGCACGGGCGGGCCGCTTCCCGTGGGATCGGTGAAGGGCAACCTCGGGCACCTGGAGTGCGCCTCGGGGATGGCCGGGCTCTTCAAGGCCCTGCTGGTCCTCCGCCACGGCCGCATCCCGCCCACCGTGCACGCCGAACCGCGCAACCCGCGCATTCCGTTCGACGACTTCGGTCTCGTGCCCGTGCCCGAGGCGCGGCCCCTGCCCCCCGGCCCCGC
Above is a genomic segment from Streptomyces marincola containing:
- a CDS encoding aminotransferase class V-fold PLP-dependent enzyme — protein: MSGSTECPAGCRVDALRAREFPYLDAAGRAYLDHTGAALPPVSLVRGHAERLAGGVFGNPHAAGPASRASTALAEEARAAVLSFCGAPADEYVVVFTANATAAIRLVAESCLTARSDGPLVLLADNHNSVLGMRRYASRAGVPVGVVPLRADLTADWESVSACLDGCEAVAGPGLLAYPAQSNATGVRHPLSWVAGARRRGWRVLLDAAAHAPTGPLDLSAVPADFVVLSWYKITGYPSGVGCLVARREALARLRRPWFAGGTVLASSARTDWHLPAPAPEGFEDGTPPFLLLPDVTAAVAWYRAVGRPAFAGHAAALTRRLLDGLARLAHPGGAPAAVVLGPPADADRGPVVAFNLLRADGSVLDERLCLDAASAAGIDVRSGCFCNPGVAEAVNGMTPGVVRDALARGAPEDVDAYLRLLRVPAQGAVRASPGAAANAADVDRLLAVCAEVASGPATRHSGPRVGC
- a CDS encoding GNAT family N-acetyltransferase; amino-acid sequence: MDHDEVIALFDTTMRREAVADAPGARVERAGHVVRQVSAGPTASAWEGVLWSGLTEDTADAAIAAEVARFAALGREFEWKVYGHDRPRDLPERLRAAGFAPGESETLMVAETAALATSVPPPEGVELRPVTDADGVGLLAEVHREAFGGPLSEGLLRSLTARFGEGAGAGRPAAGEAAGQVVAVLAVAGGRPVSAARVDLTPGAPFAGLWGGGTVPDWRGRGVYRALVAYRAALAAGRGYRYVYADASHASRPILARLGFQALAVTTPFVHAPVAR